One segment of Niabella beijingensis DNA contains the following:
- a CDS encoding glycosyltransferase family 2 protein gives MEKTPFTVALMISTYKWPEALQLVLKSVLYQSRRPDEIIIAEDGDDARTAWCIEDFSKKHGIPIKHVYHEDRGFRKSLILNKAIKEIESDYIIEIDGDIVMHREFIADHMRAARKGFFVQGSRTLIAEWRTHELLQTKDISSLHSFMRGLGNRFNALRVPLFSGCFFVNPRKSHNIKGCNLAFWKNDYVKVNGYYSGFEGWGREDSELGERLINLGIKKKKVKLAAVGYHIFHTFNSRANLGTNEKIYRETVLYKYSYRPNGYLEA, from the coding sequence ATGGAAAAAACTCCTTTTACGGTAGCATTAATGATCTCAACCTACAAATGGCCCGAGGCCCTGCAGCTGGTGTTAAAAAGCGTATTATACCAGAGCCGGAGACCGGATGAGATCATTATTGCAGAGGATGGTGACGACGCCCGTACAGCCTGGTGCATAGAGGACTTCAGTAAGAAGCACGGGATCCCTATAAAACACGTGTACCATGAAGACCGGGGTTTTCGTAAAAGTCTGATCCTGAATAAAGCCATAAAGGAGATCGAGTCGGATTATATCATTGAGATCGACGGGGATATCGTAATGCACCGGGAATTCATTGCCGATCACATGAGGGCGGCCCGCAAAGGGTTTTTTGTGCAGGGAAGCCGTACCCTTATTGCAGAATGGCGGACCCACGAACTGTTGCAGACCAAAGACATCAGCAGCCTGCATTCCTTTATGCGGGGACTGGGGAACCGGTTCAATGCATTGCGCGTGCCGCTTTTTTCCGGCTGTTTTTTTGTAAATCCCCGGAAGTCGCACAATATCAAAGGGTGCAACCTGGCATTCTGGAAAAATGATTATGTGAAAGTGAATGGTTATTACAGCGGGTTCGAGGGCTGGGGCAGGGAGGATTCGGAACTGGGGGAGCGTCTGATCAACCTGGGCATCAAAAAGAAGAAAGTAAAGTTAGCCGCAGTAGGCTATCATATATTCCATACTTTTAATTCGCGTGCCAACCTGGGCACCAATGAAAAAATATACCGGGAGACCGTACTTTATAAATACAGCTACCGGCCTAACGGATACCTGGAAGCATAA
- a CDS encoding glycosyltransferase, which produces MRRLLYFIPFNIMKNNAGAHTRAWELLKAFHKMGITVDYVHSEDTWGAPMNSEETAEMLQTGLVRRVYGLRKKPKGGADLWYAIQYRLQRFFRDLMFRRALPSFVTPYNQHLFNQILKREQYDYIVISYAYWADLIRDNTLTGKARLLIDTHDFLTAQERVWKRFSIGRAFSREMKRLNYFDQVWAISSEEQYLFRQFVDKDVKLIPFCLETPAVPEGNEKAFDVIFVAGNNRHNIKAVNWFFKEVYPLLESSVRWCVIGGIHKYIPDLENVQKLPYVADLGPYYSRAKLAICPMLSGTGVKIKVIEALSYGLPVVCSPRGVDGLVNKTDNGCVVADAATDFADSISKLLGNNSYYSFVKEQGRIFFNQHHSREHFNGIMENVLAAR; this is translated from the coding sequence ATGAGAAGGCTGCTGTATTTTATTCCTTTTAATATTATGAAAAACAACGCCGGTGCTCATACCAGAGCCTGGGAGTTGCTGAAAGCGTTTCATAAAATGGGGATCACAGTAGATTATGTACACAGCGAAGATACCTGGGGTGCACCTATGAATAGTGAAGAAACAGCAGAAATGCTACAGACCGGGCTGGTGCGCCGGGTATACGGCCTGCGAAAAAAGCCAAAAGGAGGCGCAGATCTTTGGTACGCGATACAGTACCGGCTGCAGCGTTTTTTCCGGGATCTGATGTTCCGGCGTGCTTTACCCTCGTTTGTCACCCCCTACAACCAGCACCTGTTCAATCAGATCCTTAAAAGAGAACAGTATGATTATATTGTGATCAGCTATGCATACTGGGCGGATCTGATCAGGGATAATACTTTGACCGGGAAGGCCCGGCTGCTCATCGATACGCATGATTTCCTGACGGCACAGGAGCGGGTCTGGAAACGATTCAGTATCGGCAGGGCCTTTTCAAGGGAGATGAAACGGCTGAACTACTTCGACCAGGTATGGGCAATTTCTTCCGAAGAACAATACCTGTTCCGGCAGTTTGTTGATAAGGATGTTAAACTGATCCCCTTTTGCCTTGAAACACCTGCTGTTCCGGAAGGAAATGAGAAGGCATTTGATGTTATTTTTGTTGCCGGCAATAACCGGCACAATATTAAGGCCGTTAACTGGTTTTTTAAAGAAGTATACCCGCTTTTGGAATCATCGGTGCGCTGGTGTGTTATTGGTGGTATTCATAAATACATCCCGGACCTGGAAAATGTGCAGAAGCTGCCGTATGTTGCGGACCTGGGGCCTTATTATTCCCGGGCAAAGCTGGCCATTTGCCCCATGCTTAGCGGTACCGGTGTAAAAATAAAGGTAATCGAAGCCCTTTCCTACGGCCTGCCGGTGGTATGCAGTCCGAGAGGCGTGGACGGGCTCGTAAATAAAACGGACAACGGATGTGTGGTGGCGGACGCGGCTACAGATTTTGCAGACAGTATCAGCAAGCTGCTTGGCAATAACAGCTATTATTCCTTTGTAAAAGAACAGGGACGTATTTTTTTTAATCAGCATCACAGCAGGGAACATTTTAACGGGATAATGGAAAATGTGCTGGCTGCCAGGTAA
- a CDS encoding cupin-like domain-containing protein produces the protein MQLTALDKFDHLSPEDFKKNYYQKNKPVVIRDLARQWPAYHKWNWDYFINIVGDREVGVYNNVKSDSYTPINTADAYMKFGKYLNMVKKGPVELRIFLFNIFQHAPQIVTDFTWPDAYMKGFVKKFPMLFVGGEGSITHMHFDIDMSHILHTQFIGKKRVLLFPFEEQHKLYRKPWEVLSLANYARYYDNFDYEKFPAAKNAQGYEVVLEHGDTLFMPAGYWHHMEYIDAGFAMSLRALQNSLTGKLKGAWNLFGMRNIDTLMKKTAPKWWYDRKLKQVYAAADRVSADI, from the coding sequence ATGCAATTAACAGCTTTAGATAAATTCGATCACCTCAGCCCCGAAGATTTCAAAAAGAACTATTACCAAAAGAACAAACCGGTTGTTATCCGTGATCTGGCTCGTCAGTGGCCGGCTTATCATAAATGGAATTGGGATTATTTTATCAATATTGTCGGCGACAGGGAAGTGGGCGTCTACAATAATGTAAAGAGCGACTCCTATACGCCCATCAATACAGCTGATGCTTATATGAAATTCGGCAAATACCTGAATATGGTAAAAAAAGGCCCGGTGGAACTCCGGATCTTTCTCTTTAATATATTCCAGCATGCTCCCCAGATCGTGACCGATTTTACCTGGCCGGATGCCTACATGAAAGGATTTGTAAAAAAATTCCCGATGCTGTTTGTTGGCGGAGAGGGCTCCATTACACATATGCATTTTGACATCGACATGAGTCATATCCTGCATACCCAGTTCATCGGCAAAAAGAGAGTGCTGCTATTTCCGTTTGAAGAACAGCACAAACTCTACCGGAAGCCCTGGGAGGTATTGAGTCTGGCCAATTATGCCCGCTACTACGACAATTTCGACTATGAAAAATTCCCTGCTGCAAAAAATGCCCAAGGCTATGAAGTGGTGCTGGAACATGGCGATACCCTGTTCATGCCCGCAGGTTACTGGCATCATATGGAATATATAGATGCCGGCTTTGCTATGAGCCTGAGGGCTTTGCAAAACAGTCTTACCGGTAAGCTGAAAGGGGCGTGGAACCTGTTCGGAATGCGTAATATTGATACCCTGATGAAGAAAACAGCACCCAAGTGGTGGTACGACCGGAAACTAAAACAGGTCTATGCTGCTGCGGACCGGGTTTCGGCAGATATCTGA